From Leptospira congkakensis, one genomic window encodes:
- a CDS encoding M23 family metallopeptidase, protein MRFGIFILFLFCPIGFLFAKERSEFCSMDRLCVIYIQDKTGVDVYFQNKIAIEDTYTTLSVNATSKNMKSSVKLPLVTVLKGPKSKKLFRLSVNKPNKRWVYQIKYKWILGNFSVKHDSKVIYELPFEKGLKVRVYQGYKGTKSHQGDNRYSIDFGLKEEDLITAARDGVVVDTEEKNNEGGFEIKYIHSANYVKILHDDGTIGQYAHLRYMGVLVKRGQKVSAGTPIGYTGSTGFSDGPHLHFEVYKPTSSLRKKTIPTLFRTESSESEIVSEGQLHWRREPNDPLVKTASDVEGIQICESVQNLERLGCNVTSFAKTAPMYFYIPLLKPSRYKIQISVRKNGTSIVKLYNWETSPEWWDTYLDVQFEDISEPLEGDWTATVAIDGVVQKEMFFQLTSVK, encoded by the coding sequence ATGAGATTTGGCATTTTTATTCTTTTTTTGTTTTGTCCTATCGGATTCTTATTTGCCAAAGAACGTTCCGAATTCTGTTCTATGGACAGGCTTTGTGTTATTTATATTCAGGATAAAACAGGGGTAGATGTTTATTTCCAAAACAAAATTGCTATAGAAGATACTTATACCACTTTATCAGTAAATGCTACTTCTAAGAACATGAAAAGTTCGGTCAAACTCCCTTTGGTGACTGTATTAAAGGGGCCAAAATCAAAAAAACTTTTCCGCCTCTCTGTCAATAAACCTAACAAACGTTGGGTATACCAAATTAAATACAAATGGATTTTGGGAAATTTTTCAGTAAAACACGATTCTAAAGTAATTTACGAACTGCCTTTTGAAAAGGGATTGAAGGTTCGAGTGTACCAAGGATATAAAGGAACTAAGAGCCATCAGGGTGACAACCGTTATTCGATCGATTTTGGATTGAAGGAAGAAGATTTGATTACTGCAGCGAGAGATGGTGTTGTGGTCGATACTGAGGAAAAAAATAATGAGGGTGGGTTTGAAATTAAATACATTCATTCTGCTAATTATGTAAAAATTCTACATGATGATGGAACCATCGGTCAATATGCGCACCTTCGTTATATGGGAGTTCTTGTAAAACGTGGACAAAAGGTAAGTGCGGGAACTCCTATCGGATATACGGGGAGCACTGGATTTAGTGATGGTCCACACTTACATTTTGAAGTGTATAAACCAACTTCTAGTCTTCGAAAAAAAACAATTCCCACTTTGTTTCGGACGGAATCATCTGAATCAGAAATTGTTTCAGAAGGACAACTCCATTGGCGGCGGGAACCGAATGATCCTTTGGTCAAAACTGCTTCAGACGTAGAGGGGATCCAAATTTGTGAATCAGTTCAAAACTTGGAGCGGTTAGGGTGTAATGTTACTTCGTTCGCAAAAACAGCACCGATGTATTTTTATATTCCTCTTTTAAAGCCTTCTCGATACAAGATTCAAATTTCAGTTCGTAAAAATGGGACCTCTATTGTAAAATTGTATAATTGGGAGACGAGTCCGGAATGGTGGGACACCTATCTGGATGTCCAATTTGAGGATATTTCTGAACCTCTTGAGGGTGATTGGACGGCGACTGTTGCCATTGATGGTGTGGTTCAGAAAGAAATGTTTTTTCAATTAACGAGTGTAAAGTGA
- a CDS encoding DUF2237 family protein — translation MEMDESLNVFGGPLVPCSTKPLTGFFRDGCCNTSDDDLGSHTVCVQATEEFLESQKQSGNDLITPWPQYAFPGVKPGERWCLCASRWLEAYRNGVAPKVFLESTHKRALEIIPLELLERFAVEEID, via the coding sequence ATGGAAATGGATGAATCTTTAAATGTATTTGGCGGACCTTTGGTTCCTTGTTCCACAAAGCCACTCACGGGTTTTTTTCGGGATGGCTGTTGTAATACATCTGACGATGACTTGGGATCTCATACAGTTTGTGTACAAGCAACGGAGGAGTTTTTAGAATCCCAAAAACAAAGTGGGAATGATCTCATCACACCTTGGCCTCAATATGCCTTTCCTGGCGTAAAACCTGGAGAACGTTGGTGTCTTTGTGCATCTAGATGGTTGGAAGCTTACCGCAATGGGGTAGCTCCAAAAGTATTTTTGGAATCTACCCACAAACGTGCGTTAGAAATCATTCCATTGGAGTTATTGGAAAGATTTGCTGTTGAGGAAATTGATTAA
- a CDS encoding M23 family metallopeptidase: MTRFLLFIFFSFIVSASVYAESNITEECNQEWICLIQTKDEDGIELSIRNYNPNPKITNSVLLNATLVNFKTDVTFPYYAVLKGPTPVYITKFLLDDKTKNAFHSFAFRVRPGDWDSVHDDSVSYLLPFARGIRAKVVQGYNGSVTHFGSFANAIDFGIPVGTPVHAARKGYVMATESKYSEGGFRKDLLSKANFIIIQHDDGTLGNYAHLMKNGVVVKVGDMVEAGQLIGYSGNTGYTQGPHLHFEVHKPNRQLEVTTIPTLFKTQYSERDTLNEFFMYWYPRPGIDPVKTDILEEDIQICKLTSKRERVHCGETSFQLGDNFLVSLEFAKPGNQKIELDISIEGKGFEPMKLDWIAEKNLAFEARYVSIANNPKFTGRWKVRVRVNGDEKKILFFDVRP; this comes from the coding sequence GTGACTAGATTTTTATTATTCATATTTTTTAGTTTTATTGTTTCGGCCAGTGTCTATGCAGAATCGAACATTACAGAAGAATGTAACCAAGAGTGGATATGTTTGATTCAAACAAAAGACGAGGATGGGATTGAACTTTCTATTCGTAACTACAATCCAAATCCCAAAATCACAAACTCAGTTTTACTCAACGCAACATTGGTGAATTTTAAAACGGATGTTACGTTTCCCTATTATGCGGTTCTGAAAGGTCCGACTCCGGTTTATATTACAAAATTTTTGTTAGATGATAAAACTAAAAATGCATTCCATTCCTTTGCTTTTCGAGTCAGGCCTGGCGATTGGGATAGTGTACATGATGATTCGGTAAGTTACTTGTTACCATTTGCTCGTGGTATCCGAGCCAAAGTTGTGCAAGGGTATAATGGTTCTGTCACTCATTTTGGTAGTTTTGCAAATGCTATTGATTTTGGAATTCCAGTTGGGACTCCCGTACATGCTGCGAGAAAAGGCTATGTGATGGCAACTGAATCCAAATACTCGGAAGGTGGATTTCGTAAAGACCTGTTATCCAAAGCAAATTTTATCATCATACAACATGATGATGGAACCTTAGGAAATTATGCTCACTTAATGAAAAATGGTGTTGTTGTAAAAGTTGGTGATATGGTGGAAGCAGGTCAGTTAATCGGATATTCGGGTAATACTGGTTATACGCAAGGACCACACCTTCATTTTGAAGTTCATAAACCTAATCGACAATTGGAAGTCACTACCATTCCCACATTGTTTAAAACTCAGTATTCGGAAAGAGATACTTTAAACGAATTTTTTATGTATTGGTATCCACGACCAGGAATTGATCCGGTAAAAACAGATATCTTAGAAGAAGACATTCAAATCTGTAAATTAACTTCAAAAAGGGAACGAGTGCATTGTGGCGAAACCTCTTTTCAGTTAGGTGATAATTTTTTAGTATCTCTTGAATTTGCAAAACCAGGCAACCAAAAGATCGAATTGGATATATCCATCGAAGGGAAGGGATTTGAACCGATGAAATTGGACTGGATTGCGGAGAAAAATTTGGCCTTCGAGGCCAGATATGTTTCGATTGCCAATAATCCAAAATTCACTGGGCGTTGGAAGGTTCGGGTAAGGGTCAATGGAGACGAAAAAAAGATTCTTTTTTTTGATGTCAGGCCATAA